The Chryseobacterium sp. 52 genome includes a region encoding these proteins:
- a CDS encoding RagB/SusD family nutrient uptake outer membrane protein has protein sequence MKINKAIYYLFGASVLVTAVSCNDFLDTEPITEQGISIENPLKTADDAEKRMNTIYSAFGNEYWQLDYAMNGDAQTDNSYAGADNVQSFQQDEYRIIATNSNVERDWKYLYGFINDCNMILNYVDEINDPALTTARKAEMKSEAAIFRALYYFHAVQLWGDIPLVTKAVIGVNSGNFDEVYSQVYPARKTVQEAYEMITADLEGAIANAPAGSEKYRANKNLAYGLLAKVNASKPNPDWAKVKQYASNISGVNLLPVYDQLFDGLHEANAESIFEANGNAGSVWAWGSSMFLGTDWKKFNIPSNDLVKTFNDAGDTQRLNSSVKFSPVAWSDKYWVSTNYPFMYKMRKMDGTQNFYIMRYADILLLQAEAAVRTGDYTGAAGYINQVRDRVNLNFVTVSSETDGIAKVLAERKLELAFEGQRWFDLKRTGTAVSILSQQKDGNGNILPYAASINSNRLLWPIPQGQRDNNQNLTQNLGY, from the coding sequence ATGAAAATTAATAAAGCAATATATTATCTATTCGGAGCGTCAGTTCTTGTTACAGCCGTTTCCTGTAATGATTTTTTGGATACAGAGCCTATAACAGAGCAGGGGATTTCGATTGAAAACCCTTTAAAAACTGCAGATGATGCAGAAAAAAGGATGAATACTATTTATTCGGCATTTGGGAATGAATACTGGCAGCTGGATTATGCAATGAATGGCGATGCACAGACCGATAACTCCTATGCTGGAGCAGATAACGTGCAAAGCTTTCAGCAGGATGAATACCGTATCATTGCCACAAACTCCAACGTAGAAAGAGACTGGAAATATCTGTACGGTTTTATCAATGACTGTAATATGATCCTCAATTATGTAGATGAAATCAACGATCCTGCGCTGACAACAGCCAGAAAAGCTGAAATGAAATCTGAAGCAGCCATTTTCAGAGCATTATACTATTTTCATGCAGTACAGTTATGGGGAGATATTCCATTAGTAACCAAAGCCGTAATAGGAGTGAATTCCGGGAACTTTGATGAAGTGTACAGTCAGGTTTATCCTGCCAGAAAAACAGTTCAGGAAGCATATGAGATGATTACTGCAGACCTTGAAGGGGCTATTGCCAATGCTCCGGCTGGAAGTGAGAAATACAGAGCCAATAAAAACCTTGCCTATGGATTGCTGGCTAAAGTGAATGCATCAAAGCCAAACCCTGACTGGGCAAAAGTAAAACAGTATGCATCCAATATTTCAGGCGTAAATTTACTTCCTGTCTATGATCAGCTTTTTGACGGACTGCACGAAGCCAATGCCGAATCTATTTTTGAAGCCAATGGCAATGCAGGAAGCGTATGGGCATGGGGATCCTCAATGTTTTTAGGAACCGACTGGAAAAAATTCAATATTCCTTCCAATGATCTTGTTAAAACATTTAACGATGCAGGAGACACTCAGAGACTGAACAGTTCTGTTAAATTTTCTCCGGTAGCATGGTCAGATAAATACTGGGTAAGCACTAATTATCCTTTCATGTATAAAATGCGGAAAATGGATGGTACACAGAATTTCTATATTATGAGATATGCTGATATTCTTTTACTTCAGGCAGAAGCTGCAGTAAGAACAGGAGATTACACTGGAGCTGCAGGATATATCAACCAGGTGAGAGACAGAGTAAACCTGAACTTTGTTACAGTTTCTTCCGAAACAGACGGAATTGCTAAAGTTCTGGCGGAAAGAAAACTGGAACTGGCTTTTGAAGGTCAGCGATGGTTTGATCTCAAAAGAACCGGGACAGCCGTTTCCATCCTTTCTCAGCAAAAAGACGGAAATGGAAATATACTTCCATACGCTGCAAGTATCAACTCAAACAGATTGTTATGGCCTATTCCTCAGGGACAGAGAGATAACAATCAAAACTTAACCCAAAACCT